In Oryzias melastigma strain HK-1 linkage group LG16, ASM292280v2, whole genome shotgun sequence, a single genomic region encodes these proteins:
- the si:ch211-231m23.4 gene encoding free fatty acid receptor 2, with amino-acid sequence MVLIVKSEIILSVYIISFLIGCPANLLALYAFSIKVHSKPLPTDILLLNLTISDLLFLATAPLKMHEAASGMNWKLPPFMCSIVSFTFFSTIYTSSLLLMAVSVVRYIGVVFPIAARKMQKPIYPVIASIVIWVISSAHCSITFITIHHPSLSSKNSTICYENFTKKQLEVLLPVRLEFFFVLCLLPLLVCIYCYSSLIVTLYSRPRIPWKKKKKAIGMALGTLAVFLICVVPYNSSHLVGYFTGVSPKWRHYTLLLLAFNTCIDPFIFYFSSSIFRFTIKTSIFKKLRMNLVKRQNQDPSNS; translated from the coding sequence ATGGTTCTGATAGTCAAAAGTGAGATCATTCTTTCCGTTTACATCATTTCCTTTCTGATTGGGTGTCCTGCCAATCTACTGGCGCTCTATGCTTTCAGCATCAAGGTCCACTCAAAGCCACTTCCAACAGACATCCTGCTTCTGAACCTGACCATCTCAGACCTCCTCTTCTTGGCCACTGCCCCGCTTAAGATGCACGAGGCAGCTTCAGGGATGAATTGGAAGCTGCCCCCCTTCATGTGCTCCATCGTCTCCTTCACGTTCTTCTCCACGATCTACACCAGCTCTTTGCTGCTGATGGCAGTCAGTGTGGTCCGCTACATTGGAGTGGTTTTCCCTATCGCTGCTAGAAAGATGCAAAAACCTATTTACCCAGTTATTGCTAGTATTGTTATCTGGGTGATCTCGTCAGCCCACTGCAGCATCACCTTCATtaccatccatcatccatctctgTCCAGCAAAAACAGTACTATTTGCTATGAAAACTTCACTAAAAAACAGCTGGAAGTTCTCCTCCCTGTGCGTTTGGAATTCTTCTTTGTGCTCTGTCTTCTGCCCCTTTTGGTTTGTATTTACTGCTACTCCAGCCTGATCGTGACTCTTTACAGCCGGCCCCGGATAccctggaaaaagaaaaagaaggctATTGGCATGGCCTTGGGGACTCTGGCTGTCTTCCTCATTTGCGTTGTGCCATACAACTCTTCCCATCTAGTGGGTTACTTCACGGGAGTGAGCCCAAAGTGGAGGCACTacacgctgctgctgctggccttCAACACCTGCATTGATCCCTTCATTTTTTACTTCTCTTCCTCCATCTTCCGCTTCACCATcaaaacatccatttttaaGAAGCTTAGGATGAATCTTGTTAAGCGGCAA